In the genome of Treponema pedis, one region contains:
- a CDS encoding OmpA family protein — protein MKKKFILLPILLLISVNIKIFSYEPALESSSVQNWKEGTIFSVISLDIDKSGLQLPGDRNASFELIERYMPSLLKDIYLSIIVDSSHRLGNYLAEKKVNLNNLNKIIEQGKFTSPSFSTDLKKALVKNGTPMSELAKLFIKHKTPYTPAIPPSTAVSKTYSGILIDARGALPVHGEYTEEQLNPCIFPKIWNTEMSCIYEKNMVEPEIAAKKGIAVYSSTLDEAEYRDRIGTNPLRIIARGVFGQNRTDPIISLSDSAQILSRPENLKLLREGKIVIICDENMLTVTEPFTPPDENYYFVYHDIELLLEKEKTNGIEVTNPNNKVKITMYDIRFVADMPDILPEEMGKIDIIAEALLKVGPYAKFLIEGHTANLNRPADEKILSVKRAEKIADEISKRGINRERIYTEGYGSTQPIAPSDTEEHRARNRRVVITVIRE, from the coding sequence ATGAAAAAAAAGTTTATACTGTTACCGATATTATTGTTAATTTCGGTAAATATAAAAATTTTCTCTTACGAACCTGCGCTGGAATCTTCTTCCGTCCAAAATTGGAAAGAAGGCACAATTTTTTCGGTTATAAGTCTTGATATAGATAAAAGCGGTCTTCAGTTACCCGGCGACAGGAATGCCTCTTTTGAGCTTATAGAAAGATATATGCCTTCTCTTTTAAAAGATATTTATCTTTCCATAATAGTTGATTCTTCCCATAGATTGGGTAATTATCTTGCGGAAAAAAAAGTAAACCTTAATAACTTAAATAAAATAATAGAACAGGGAAAATTTACCTCTCCGAGTTTTTCAACCGATTTAAAAAAAGCTCTTGTAAAAAACGGAACACCTATGAGCGAACTCGCAAAGCTTTTTATAAAGCATAAAACTCCGTATACTCCGGCCATTCCTCCGAGTACAGCGGTAAGCAAAACTTATTCGGGTATTTTAATTGACGCACGCGGAGCCTTGCCTGTACACGGGGAATATACTGAAGAGCAATTAAATCCGTGTATTTTCCCTAAAATTTGGAATACGGAAATGTCCTGTATTTACGAAAAAAATATGGTAGAGCCGGAAATCGCCGCAAAAAAGGGAATAGCCGTATATTCTTCAACTTTGGACGAAGCCGAATACCGCGACAGAATCGGAACAAATCCTTTACGTATTATAGCCCGCGGCGTATTCGGACAAAACAGAACAGACCCTATTATTTCTCTTTCCGACAGCGCTCAAATCCTTTCCCGTCCGGAAAATTTAAAATTGTTGCGTGAGGGAAAAATAGTAATTATTTGCGATGAAAATATGCTTACGGTAACGGAACCCTTTACTCCGCCCGATGAAAACTATTATTTTGTTTATCATGATATAGAGCTTCTTTTGGAAAAGGAAAAAACAAACGGAATTGAAGTTACAAATCCCAATAATAAGGTTAAAATTACAATGTACGATATACGCTTTGTTGCCGATATGCCGGACATCCTTCCTGAAGAAATGGGAAAAATTGATATAATAGCGGAAGCTCTTTTAAAGGTAGGCCCTTATGCAAAATTTTTAATTGAAGGTCATACGGCAAATTTAAACCGTCCCGCCGATGAAAAAATTCTTTCGGTTAAACGTGCCGAAAAAATTGCCGATGAAATTTCAAAACGCGGTATAAATAGAGAGCGTATTTACACCGAAGGTTACGGAAGTACTCAACCGATTGCTCCAAGCGATACTGAAGAGCATCGTGCAAGAAACAGACGCGTTGTTATTACCGTTATCCGTGAATAA
- a CDS encoding alpha/beta hydrolase, whose product MQSIYQTMSDGVSIALHQWLPKKTPKAAIHIVHGMAEHSLRYDGFAEDACKCGFTVFSADHRGHGKTADKSGLKGFLADKNGFNRVVDDQREINEEIKKIYPNTPIIMLGHSFGSFVTQSYIENHGNTINACILSGSAGPNPIIGIASILANINALINGKKSCSKMMDKLSFGSYNKGIKGAKTEFDWLSRDENEVKKYINDEFCGFVCTSGFYKDLMYGLKKIHNRNEMTKIPLNLPVLLISGSKDPVSSNGKSIKKLYSIYKQNGIKNLELKLYEGARHELLNETNKEEVKTDILNWIKKTIKI is encoded by the coding sequence ATGCAAAGTATTTATCAAACGATGAGCGACGGAGTTTCCATTGCCCTACATCAGTGGCTTCCGAAAAAAACACCTAAGGCGGCTATTCATATAGTGCATGGAATGGCGGAACATTCGCTTAGATACGACGGTTTCGCTGAAGATGCGTGTAAATGCGGATTTACGGTTTTTTCGGCAGACCACCGCGGACACGGAAAAACGGCGGACAAAAGCGGACTTAAAGGCTTTCTTGCCGACAAAAACGGTTTTAACCGTGTAGTTGACGACCAGAGAGAAATCAACGAAGAAATAAAAAAAATTTATCCCAATACTCCGATAATTATGCTGGGGCATTCATTCGGTTCATTTGTTACACAAAGCTATATTGAAAATCACGGAAACACGATAAACGCATGTATTTTAAGCGGTTCGGCAGGCCCCAATCCCATTATAGGAATTGCTTCGATTTTAGCAAACATAAACGCACTTATAAACGGAAAAAAGAGCTGTTCCAAAATGATGGATAAATTGAGTTTCGGCTCATATAATAAGGGAATAAAAGGAGCTAAAACCGAATTTGATTGGCTTTCGAGAGATGAAAACGAAGTAAAAAAATATATAAATGATGAATTTTGCGGCTTTGTGTGTACCTCAGGATTTTATAAAGACTTAATGTACGGTCTTAAAAAAATACATAACCGTAATGAAATGACTAAAATTCCTTTAAACTTGCCTGTCTTACTTATTTCAGGCTCTAAAGACCCCGTTTCATCAAACGGAAAAAGCATAAAAAAGCTTTATTCCATTTATAAACAAAACGGAATAAAAAATCTTGAGCTGAAATTGTATGAAGGAGCAAGACACGAACTTTTAAACGAAACAAACAAAGAAGAAGTAAAAACGGATATTTTGAATTGGATTAAAAAAACGATAAAAATTTAA
- a CDS encoding LysM peptidoglycan-binding domain-containing protein, translated as MNILNCINLKQGKKNFYKPFFNLLLFVLILFYFSDNANAAITDKETQNIFKSLTSSMQYVRRNSLHNKMLIPHNYPLIEKFRRQYLNENGLRYLEAIMQRSVQYRTFIIEELRRENFPMELLFLPVIESGFYSKAVSKSGAAGIWQFMRNSIGGYDIHINEWLDERYDPWKTSIAAIKKLSWNYGYYNDWYLALAAYNCGVGALDKAIKKAGSKDYWYLAEHGFLKNETALYVAKFLAIAEILMQSEKYGINWGAPVPHNATETITVKRSIDLILLAEKLETDKTVFLELNPSLKFNITPPDVKYNLRVPSEHREKIEDLLAKNSLLIRYYSYRIKSGDTLYALSKHYGVSVQSILDYNPGVRVSSLKVGQTLQIPALKTVAAYSGKKNTENPSFNGSYTIKKGDTLWSIALKYKVQVEILAEKNGLDINSVLSLGRTLKVPINS; from the coding sequence GTGAATATTTTAAACTGTATAAACTTAAAACAAGGTAAAAAAAACTTTTATAAACCGTTTTTTAATCTTCTCCTTTTTGTTCTTATTCTTTTTTATTTTTCGGATAATGCAAATGCCGCGATAACGGATAAAGAAACTCAAAATATTTTTAAGAGTTTAACTTCTTCCATGCAATATGTAAGAAGAAATTCTCTTCATAATAAAATGCTTATTCCGCATAACTACCCGCTTATCGAAAAATTCAGACGTCAGTATTTAAACGAAAACGGATTAAGATATTTGGAAGCGATTATGCAGCGTTCGGTTCAATATAGGACTTTTATTATAGAAGAACTACGCCGCGAAAATTTTCCGATGGAGCTTTTATTTTTACCTGTAATAGAATCCGGATTCTATTCCAAAGCCGTTTCAAAATCCGGGGCTGCCGGTATTTGGCAGTTTATGAGGAACAGTATAGGCGGTTACGACATTCACATAAACGAATGGCTCGATGAACGATATGACCCATGGAAGACCAGCATAGCGGCAATAAAAAAATTAAGCTGGAATTACGGTTATTATAACGATTGGTATTTGGCCTTGGCGGCGTATAATTGCGGAGTAGGGGCCTTGGATAAGGCTATAAAAAAAGCCGGAAGCAAAGATTATTGGTATTTAGCGGAACACGGATTTTTAAAAAATGAAACGGCTCTTTATGTTGCAAAATTTTTGGCTATTGCCGAAATTTTAATGCAAAGCGAAAAATACGGAATAAATTGGGGAGCCCCCGTTCCGCATAATGCTACTGAAACTATAACCGTAAAACGTTCCATAGATTTAATTTTACTTGCGGAAAAACTTGAAACGGATAAAACCGTATTTTTGGAATTGAATCCGTCTTTAAAATTCAATATAACTCCGCCGGATGTAAAATATAATTTAAGGGTTCCTTCCGAACACAGAGAAAAAATAGAAGATTTATTAGCTAAAAATTCTTTGTTAATTAGATATTACAGTTATAGGATAAAATCGGGTGATACCCTTTATGCTCTTTCCAAGCATTACGGAGTAAGCGTACAAAGTATTTTGGATTATAATCCCGGCGTAAGGGTTTCTTCATTAAAAGTAGGGCAAACCTTGCAAATCCCCGCACTAAAAACTGTAGCGGCGTATTCCGGCAAAAAAAATACGGAAAATCCGAGTTTTAACGGCTCGTATACTATTAAAAAGGGCGATACCCTCTGGTCTATAGCTCTGAAATATAAGGTTCAAGTCGAAATCCTTGCGGAAAAAAACGGTCTTGATATAAATTCCGTTCTTTCCTTAGGTAGAACGTTAAAAGTGCCGATAAACAGTTAG